AAAAATTCAAGATTGTTAAGtatttaataaaagaagtaaatATAAAAGGAATTTACTACCAGCAGAGGCAGATGTGTCTTCAGTTTTATCAATAAGCCATTCACCAGTTTCCCTTAGCTTCTTTTCCACATCTCCTTCAGAATTTGACAAAATTGAATCAAACAAGGTCTTGCTCTCCTTTGCTTCCCTTAACAAATAAGAGCAATGAATCTTTTCTTAGATTAGCTTAGCTAGACAATAATTTTGAAAGATTCAGCAAAATAGCAACACCAAGATAGTAGTATGTTGAAAAAAGTAAAGGGTATTTGCCTGCTGGTATCTCTGTCTCGGAAAATGCCAGCACCAATGGCTCTTTCAATCTCTGCAACTGAAAGTTGCCTTTGATTCTGCTTCTTTTTCTTCTGCAGCTCCAGTCTTGGTTGGGATTTGAGGAGTGGAGGGTTTAAGTTAttagaagaaggagaaggagataGAAGAGAGGGTGAAGGGTCAGTGGGTCGAGATGAAGATGCAAGTATTTTCCGagggtttgccacagagatgaaCTTTAGCCCAATCATTTTGGATATGTTTGTTTACACTTTTTTTGTTATAGAATGAAATTGTCTTAGCAGTTGTATTTTGTGAGGAATTCCTCAAAAATATCCCATGGATCGTCTTCTTTGCAGGACAAAATTCAATATTCTTATTACGGCAAAGAACAaatactttcgaaaatggtctaaaaatATCTTTCATTATACTATTGTGATATATATACCCttcccgtcatactttggaataaATATACTCTTATTTTAGATGGAGTGCCACGTGTCAGCACTAGATGAAAACGACCCATTTCTTTTTTTACCCGATCCGTTTTAAAAATCCACCACCCTACCcgttttaaaattcagtttttttaaagcatatatttcGTAAAAACtggaattttttttgtaaaaactaaaaaaaaaaaaaaaggaatttacaaaatatatatttttaagacttttcaattttttaaagtatttttttttgtaaaaactgaaaaaaaatattttttaaaaatactttaaaaactgaaaaatatattctGTAAAAGCTgggaaaaaaaattgtaaaatatatatttttaagtcttttcggtgtttttaaagtattttgtttttgtaaaacctgaaaaaaataattaaaaagctggaaaaaaaaagactcctaaagcagtggactacatatgaattagttttaaaaaaataaaaatattttacaaaatatatttttttttcagtttttacaaaaaaatactttaaaaaactgaaaatttgcaaattcttttttttccaatttttacagaatatatatttttcagtttttaaagcatttttaaaaaaaaaatttcagtttttacaaaaacaatactttaaaaaaattaaaaagacttaaaaatatatattttgcaaatttcttttttttttaatttttaccaaaaaaaaattccagtttttacaaaatatatgctttaaaaaaactgaattttaaaacgggtcgggtggtgaattttttaaaacggatcgggtaaaaaaaagaaatgtgtcgttttcatctggtgctgacatgtggcactccatccaaaataagggtatatttgtttCAAAGTATGACAGGAAGGGTATatatagcccaatagtataacgaggggtattcttagaccattttcaaaagtacaggGATATATTTGGCCTTTTGCGATTCTTATTATCGGTTTTGGACTATTTCTCAATTTGCATGTGTTATCCTTGTACAAGACGCCCAAATTTTTTCTCTATCATTCTAATTTCCTTTTATATAGTGAACTACCGTATTTTAGGGTATATCTTTTTTATACTTTTACCATATGTTAAGGTTGTTGAACATGTTATTCAACTAATAATTGTAATATTTTACGAAACCATAAGTAATTATGGAAATCTCCGTGGATGTCAATTAATGGATTTCACAAGATAATGATTTTGGAACATATTTCAGCTTGTAACCACTTATTAAATTATAGAAGTTTGAAAAATAAGTATGGGTCTCATTTAATTAATGATTATAAGAATAATAATATCTCTTTTTTTTGGTTCAGCTTTGGAAAAACAATTtagttttcaaacaaaaaataaaaaactaaaccCAATTCTTTGAAGGCCACACAGTTGTCTCTGTATAAGATACATAGCATTAAATATCTGTTCCTGGCTCAATTCACAAAATTCTCTCATCGCAGAAGAGATCAGCTTGAAGACTAAATAGAGGGTTTTGTATAAAGAAGGGTTATATTACTAACAACATGAACTCATAATTTTTATATTACAACTGGTAAGAATTTAGCTGAATTCATCATGTAGGTAAGCATCCAATGTGACCTTTGCGTTAGTACAAGTCTTCTCAAAATTGGCACAGCTCCTGCAGCTATAATCGCAGCATGATTCTCACTGTCCATGCTCAAATTATACAGTATTGCTAGAGATGCTTCAACAGCTCGTTCACTCCCATTTTCGAGCAGCTTCACCAATGTAAATATCCCTCCCTCGGCAGCCACGGCTCTGGTGGAATTCACCACCTCTTCAGAGATTATTCTGTTGAGTTCTACAACAGCAGCCTCTTGTACTTCCAATGAATATGAAGTCTTGATCTGTTCTACCAGCATTGGGATCGTCTCATAAAGAGTTACCTCTAAGTTGATCGGATTATCATAGTCAAAATATGGACCAGAGAGATAGCGGAGCTTCACAAAACAGGCAGCAACCCAGTCTTTGTGGTAAAGAGGGATGTCTGATTTGAGAACCTTTCGCAGTAACTTTGTAAAATGAGATGCATTTGCTTTACGACAGAACTGCTCAAAGTCCAGCAGTCTTGTAAGTAGCCGGGATGCTCCAGCTATCGCATGACCAGCCTCTTCAACCTCAAGCGCATGAAACTCCGGGTTCTGCAGATCTATTTCAGACTGCGTCTGCAATATCATGATGAATCCAGCAAGTTATTTATTTCCAATAGAATTTAAGGCAAATATTCTCAAGTCTTGATAGAGGCTAGTATTTAGCATAGGATCCCCACACCACCAAAGTAAGAAAATTGACTAAATATCATCAGATCATCCACCATGCTTCTAAGTTTTCTTCGTTTAGCCAAGTAACATAAATTAGGAACGAGCTATTAAATGGCTAACATGTCAAACTGTGCAGAATCATCTTTTAGAAACTACTTGAAACAGCCTCCAGTATGCTGGCTACGCTACATAAATCAAAAGACTAAAGCAAGTCTCTGCAGCCCATGAATGTGAAAACCCTATGCCAAAAATTTCTTGTCTTAGATAAACAGATTAAGGCAGATCACTGACCACCAATTTATCTTCCAGTTTCTGCTTAAAGAATGATTTACTCAGTACCGGCCTGAGGAAAACAGTGAACTGGTCACAAATGTAAGAACTCCCAAATCATCTGTAGTCTACAGGTTTACTCAGTTACAAAAATCAACTTGTGGTGGTTAAGAATGAGCATTTCCACAGAACTAAAGAGAAATATATACAACATAACAGTAAAGCAATGAACACAAAAGGCACACCACTATTGTCAAGAACTTAGTATATGCTGAGCACTTCTGGAGTTGGGACATTTCCTCACCAAAGAAGCTCAGAGACACATGAACAATAATATTGGTGAATTTGCTAAGCATACTCAGGGTATTTGAAGCATAGACAAATAGGATGAATGAAAAAACTGAAAGGTGGAAAGTAGAATTGTACATGTAcccaaagagagagagagagagagagagagagagagagagagagagagagagagagagagagagagagagagagagagagagagagagagagagagagagagagagagagagagggacgATTGGCAAGTGAGTGATAATAATTTGGTGTAAATGGAAGGTAAAATGTTGTGGATCACAACTGAATCCAAAATGTAACCAGTACAGGCCTGAGGTGAACTAGGAAAACTATTAATTGTAACTTGTAAGTTCTTGGGGCGTAATTTGTGGCTTAAATGCCAGAAAAGAACATCCTAATCTCCTACTTTGATAGTAGGAGGCACTACTTTTGAAATTTACAAGCACATTGACATTCCTTGAAATCAAACAGAAACCATGGTTTCCTTCTTCAAGGTAGTATTCTCCAGAAGATTTCCTAAGACTTCCATATTACCATGTTATGTTGAACAGCAGCAGTTACAGACTACTACGTACTTCAAAGAAGGATCAAGAAACCTACTAAAAAGGGAAAAGTGAAGCCACACTTTCTGACAGACTGGGCCTTAATGAGGATTGCAGGCAAGTAATCTCTCATACCATTTAAAGTTCTCTGCTGGAA
This DNA window, taken from Nicotiana tabacum cultivar K326 chromosome 15, ASM71507v2, whole genome shotgun sequence, encodes the following:
- the LOC107772660 gene encoding putative NAD(P)H dehydrogenase subunit CRR3, chloroplastic, whose protein sequence is MIGLKFISVANPRKILASSSRPTDPSPSLLSPSPSSNNLNPPLLKSQPRLELQKKKKQNQRQLSVAEIERAIGAGIFRDRDTSREAKESKTLFDSILSNSEGDVEKKLRETGEWLIDKTEDTSASAGKKILVVVFKWILPLWILAFLVASGMVNLPFSTPFLDDLLL